GTAGTTGTACATTGTCGCAGAAGCACAtgtaaaaacacattcattatGTTTTTATCTAGGCTTGGTTGATTTGAACTGTAATTCGGATCTGTTAATTTTAAAGTAGCATAAGAGAGCAATTAAGAATTGACTTGAAGACATTTTAGTTTCATATTATAAAATACACCCTGCTGCTGAATTGTGGGTCATTTCTGAAAAGTTGCGAGAGGTCGTTCCCACCCGCCCCTTTGTGTCCCTCCACCCCCTGTTGTCATACCCTTTTCAaccctgttagcattagctctgaaCATTATTCATAGCACCTTGTCTCTATCAgagcatctgtaaaaaactaaacaggATCATCCTCAAATTAATGAGCCGCATCCACCCCATTACATTTATCTATTTAGTGGTGTTTTGGGCCTTCCTTTAGGGCATTATGCATGCTCTTCTGTTCATATTTATAACCCAGGCTTTTTATTAGCAGCGTAGCAGGGTGCTAACAGTTGGGAGGCAGCATGGGCTTTGATGGTGATGGCGTTGCGGGCCAAATGTGATGGGAAAAGAGCATCAGCTGCCAAGCCAAGGGTCCCCTACAGAAGGGAAAGAGGGGTTTACACAGACGGGAATGGAGCATTTTCCAGGATTCTGAGGTCACACTGGcaacatttacatgggagctttaattctcctttaattcagaataaaacttAAATCTTCTTTAtgctgaccttgtaaacacttaattccaaatgcaaatttaattccgaatgaggtggctggtttattccgattttagtTCCGAATTAAATAACTTGTATCTTGTGAatgtttaattctgctttaagttaattccggtcgttctgcgcatgctcagCCAGTGACAagataatccaagatggccgcccccGGAGTAGAACCGAGCATATTtgtttaataagagccttagaagacgttgatgtaatgaaaagagtggatggacggaagcataaacatgccgACATGCACACGGACATCAGccgggtgatactaaaacccagagacattatttagtatttattccTGGTCAGTGTTTTTCGGGGCTTTATTTGTCAGtaattagttcctatctccttctcctgctcagttgaccaaagtgaaaccgtgtgttatggTCGAgctacaatgaaaataaaaacagttctcatgtagtcttctatgttgtagctgaCCTTAAAAGGTTtgtcccctgtccaatcagaactcttcccaacccccagacctaaagcagaattgaataaagccaaataaacctgttttccatgtgaaCCTTAAATCAGAATTACTGTTTCCACTAAAAAAGGTCCTTGtcctttagaaataaataaataaatcaactaaGCACCAACATCTGGTGTTAGAAGCATTAAAAGCATTAACCCACAACCCACAAGATTGGAACCCCAGCAACATAACCTACTTGGCCCAGTTTTCATGATCGCAGTGAGATTTGAGTTGtagctttgacaaaaaaaattaagcaatttttgtcataattttgtgactaaaatttttcacattttcagttATGGTCTAGTTTCagtgttgttgacattttttcatcaacaaaatgaacactcgTACTTCTAAATTGTTGGAGACACTATGGCACCATTCCATGCCACTTTTGTCTGCAGCAGCCATTAGACCAGCTAAGCTTATCTTGGCTCACGTGAAGGAATCATCTCCAAAGCCTTTTAGGAAATGGATCCTTGCTTAGTGCTGGATCAATTGATGTTGCCTCTGCCGTATCAACGTTTGTACGAATGCAGCTGAAGCGAGCGGTGCAGCATTCCTTCATCATGGCTATTGTGTGATGATTTGGTTCTTCTCATTCCTCAGACGGTCACATCCACAGCTGTGAATCGCACACACTCGGGCTGGCCACTAGACCAGTGAGGAGgagatgtgtgtgcgtgggtgttTGCACAAACATGGATACAAGAGCTGCATAATTACACCACAGAGCAGCTTAATTATGCACACATGCAAAATAGTGTgcgggcgcacacacacacacacacacacacgtccacaAACTGGCATAATTAAACGTAAAAGTACTGTTCGTGCATCCACATTTCTGCAAAGCGCACCGACAGGAACTGCTGATTAACTGCATGACCTTCTCCCTAACAATGTTAATGTCAGCACctggggggagggagggggggggaggggagggagggCTCTTGATGGAGTGATtgaagaaaaggaagaaaaaaaaaggagcacACACACCATGAGCTTGTTGTACTCGCCGCCCCCTCACCTGGGCCCTCTTTcatcctccacacacacacacacgttcccaCCGCACACTGTTTCCTAGACAGCAACCTATCACATCACAGTGGGTCGCAGCCTAACATTTAGCGTGCGTGCACCCTCGCGCGCGCTGCTGTGGTCGTGCACGCTGGCTGCTGACAGGATGCCGTCGCGCCAAATGTCACACTTCCAGAAAGGAGCCGCACGCACACACCCACCATGAAAACGAAGTCAAGTCCTGCCTTCACTGTGTCTTCTTCCTTCCTTCACCTTGTATCTCCATCACCGTCCTCTTCCACTCAGTTTGGGTCTCACTTATGCATCTTTATCTTCTTTTCCACTCTCTTAAACTACACACTGACTCGTCCCGCTTTAGTTGGAAGGTGTTACGGGATAAAGAGTCATCACTTTTAAAGATGAGACAATGGTGatcaaataaaagtggaaaaaagggtGATACTGGTTATTCAATGGGGTCTAAAGAATATAAGTAGCAATAATCGGGGCCGAAAAAGATTGAGAGTTCTTtctacaatttgcaattaaaaatgactacctTTCTTATGATTTAAGCAAAGAAAaactgcaagcccctaaaatattgcagtttcattaaattggtgaatttgagatatctacaagtgcattatttggtaatttacacaatgattcatgttatcgctctcattttttactttctcctgcaggccgaattggatgctctgaagggccggatttggtcccctggccttgagtttgacacgtctcgtaggtccaaatgtatgggcaacttcttttttttgcaatccgcatctgatctggatgaaacaaCCCAAAATGACCAATTTCATAAAAATCTATCTTTCATGAACCGAGATATAATATGAAATTTTGTCAATGATGAGAGGTAGggattttttggatttttgaaacTGTTGTTGTAACAAAACGAAAGTTTAAAGCACACactttttgaaactttttcttCACACTAGAGTCCTGTACAGATCCCAGATAGTGCATTGAAGGAAAAAACCATTAATGTGTACCAACAAAGGAGTGAGGACAGCACATCATCGCCACTTTTTTGAATGAGTATGAAATACTGAtagtaaaaaaacaatgtttcccggttttttttttggtttttttttgttcctggaAGACAAAGAAGAGAAATCAAACACCCCTAGCCTAGCAACAGACACCctcctgcaaaaaaaaagcatggtgaatttatttttagaaGGTGCAAACAAGCAAAGTAGAAAGAAGAGGGACCTGGGTTGTAAATTTCTCTGATGTGTTCAGTCTGTACTGCCTTATTCCTGATAATGAAACCAGCTACTCCGTCTGTCAGTGCTTATTTACACACAAATGAAGTGGCGAGTACCACGCGCCCAACGGACCTGCTAGCCCCTATCTCAGCTGTCAAACTGTGTTAGCGCCTACAAGTGAAATGCAGCGATCCCTTGGATCAAACTCTCACCGTTCATTCAAACATAACAGATTTATCCTTGGACATCGAGCGTCTCTTTCCCCCCCGCCACCTCTTATCTTTGAACCTTGCCAAGTTTTTGTAAATTAATAGACTTCTCAGGGATGCCGGCTCCCACAAATCGGGGATGCAGCCTTTTATTTGCCCTCCACAGGAGAGGTGTTTGGAGTAATAGGGTTGAAGCGGACCATAACTGCAGCTGGAAGCCAGTGCACACATGACTTCCCAAAGCTCAATAAAATGTTGTTTGATCGGAGTCCTCTAAATTACACGACTTCCACTCGCTTTACTTTCTGTCTGCGCTACAGTGGTTGCAGTCAATCAGTGTTTAATCAGCCGTCTAGCTGAAGGTGCCAGGTAATCCTAGCTGTCTACGTgactatttgtgtgtgcgtgagtgtgtgtgagctgGCAGAGATGCTAAGTTGCCTGTCTGGGTGAGTGGATGCCACCATTGAGATTTCCACTCCACTGCATGTCAGCGTGTATCCAATGATCTTATGGCCGTTGAAGCTGTCAAGTAGTATTGGTGAGAGGATATGGATGATTAGTGCTGATGCCCAAACTTGTGACGTTGAATCTAAattgagtgtgtttttatgttctcTCTCTTGTAGACTTGCCTAGAGTTGGAGCGCTACCTACAGACGGAGCCCAAGCGTCTGTCAGAGCTCTTTGACCAAGACCTGGATGGGCTTTTAACCCCAGCCTACCTGAAAGAGGATGGAGAGGAAGAGCTTCCGGACACCTTACTCTCCAGCCTGCCAGGACTTCCTGAACCTTCAAGTCCAACTCCAGCTATCTTTTCCCCCACGGAGAAGACTTCACCCTCCACTGGAACACTGAAAAGAGACCTAAAACCTAAAGGACATGAAATTATCGACAGGACAGAGGGCGTCCATCAAGCCCAGCTGAGCGCAGTGACGTCCCTGACGCCACCGTCATCACCAGAACTTGGTCGACACCTCATCAAACCCAACCAGACACTGACGGCGTCAGCCGATGGGACGCTTACCTTAAAACTGGTGGCCAGGAAGGTGGGGCTTAATGCGGCACGGTTGGTGCCAGGGCATTCGCTCTCTGTCCAGATGAAAGATGAAGAGGAAGGGTCTGCGTGTATGATCGGAGTCGGAGACTTGCCGGAGAATAAGAAAAGGATTCACCGTTGCCAATTCAACGGCTGCAGGAAGGTGTACACAAAGAGCTCCCACCTGAAGGCGCATCAGAGGACACATACAGGTAGGGGTCTTAATACAGGAAACCACTAGTTGATATATTGCTGCAGAGCTTGATTACAACTTTAGTGAAGACTTGTCAGAACAGATAACCCGGATAGAGAAGCTCGTTAGTCGATGGACCTCGCAACTGTTAGTTCTGACAATCACTGTTTAGCGTAGCTGCTTGAAGGACACTGAGCTAGCCCCTTGCTACACCTGCCTGTAATGAAACTGAATGACACTTATTGACAGTGACAGTTTAGAACAGAGTGCACTGGGCAACAGAAGAGCAAGAATGACGGTCAATTTCATAATATAGACGAGgacacccatttttttttattaatccttCTCTACTACCCGAAGCATTGTAAGATTTTGTATGTGCAGGTTTGTAATAtcagtttttaatagaaaagaagaaaagtgaTCATTTTGGGAGACCTATGTGCCTCTTTGTCAAGGTTCTTCTCCAGAAGTAAAGGGGGAAGGGTTCAGAAGCTATAACTCTCCCGCTCTTCCATCTCAATCCCAAACCACTCAGACCTCTGTCAGGGAGCTGTCCTCTGTCTGAGTAACTGCACAGTGATTGATGGATTGACCTGTATAGGGTGCCATTTCCCTGGTTTACTTCAACCTAACCTCCGTCCCCTCTTACATCTTGGTCTCTTTGCATTCCATAAGTCTGACTCAGTGGTTCTAAACCTAAAGTTAGCGGCTGGTTTTGCAGGCAGAGGTACAGTATGTAAGGGGCCTTTAATAGCGACATTTAACGGATGGCCACATATTTTATTCTTTAGGGGAGATACAGCAGAGAGCGTCCATCACAGCAAATGAAGTTACTCAGACTCTGATTAGATTTGTTTGTTTCTCCATCATCTAGATTCAGCTTACGTTTGGATTCTACGTGTCACTTGCTACCCGGCTGAGTCTCACGTATATTTTGGGGAGTGTGAATTTGAAAGGGGGGAGGgaaaaaaacactgcttgtgAGTCTGAGCATGTTAAAGATAATGAAACCAGGCTGTATGTGTGATCGCACCCTTTGACGGAAGAGGCTTTAGGAAGTGAGAAGAAGGTGGTGGGGCTGTTTTTGTCTCCCCCGTACATCTCTTTGTActtcattgtgtttttaatgatgaCAGTGATATGCTCTGTGTCTGTGTTCCTAAAGGACACAGTTCCACAAggaagcccccccccccccccatctgaGCTATCAGTGTCACTTAAGGTGCtcgaaaaacaaacatttctcaCTTTCTGAGCTGGAACGGTAGAAGGATAGAACACAGGGAACACAATAGCTGAAGACAGGGGAGTGAGTGACACGGGCAGAAATGAAGAGTCCATAAGGAGTGAAGAGGAGGAGAGATGGGGGAGGTACAGTACAGGGACCCTCTTCAGAAGACGACAGCAGTGCCATAGGCTCCCCCATTCACAGAGCCATTATCCTGACAAGTTTAAAGATGTCATTACTCAAATCCTCTTTTTCTTAGTTGTTATTTCCATAAATTACTGACGGAGAAAAGGCGACGATTTAATCTGGAATTAGACAGGCTGAGTTGAAATGACAGTGCCCTGTAGAGCTTTTTTGTGAATAGGGCTTATGGTAGATAAGGAATTGTACAATTAGATTTTGGGGCGAGGGTAAAACACGACGACTGTCGGGGTTAGGTCTGCCTCGCTCTCTCGTGTTCActctttttttgtcttcctCAGCTTTTTTAGCCTCTCTAGCTTTTTTCTCACCCTGTGTTTTCCCTCACAGTTTGTGCGCTTTCATATCTTCATCGCTCCGTCCTCCTCTTTGTATGTATTTGCTACAATCACACCTTCTGTAACAATGACTCAGGATTTCACACCTGTACGTAACGAGAATGGCCAATCATCTCGCACCGACACCCTTTGACATCTTCTCCATTTCTTCCCCTGCTGTTCATTTCGCTCCGGCTGTAATAGTTGCTGCCCTCAACCTATAAAGTGTTCTCTAAGAGCTTTTCTAATGACCTCAGGAACCCGGACGCCCTGCTCCAGCTGCGGCTAATGGAGGGAATGTGATTAACTTCAGC
This is a stretch of genomic DNA from Gouania willdenowi chromosome 2, fGouWil2.1, whole genome shotgun sequence. It encodes these proteins:
- the LOC114476270 gene encoding Krueppel-like factor 7 → MDVLANHSIFQELQLVHDTGYFSAMPSLEENWQQTCLELERYLQTEPKRLSELFDQDLDGLLTPAYLKEDGEEELPDTLLSSLPGLPEPSSPTPAIFSPTEKTSPSTGTLKRDLKPKGHEIIDRTEGVHQAQLSAVTSLTPPSSPELGRHLIKPNQTLTASADGTLTLKLVARKVGLNAARLVPGHSLSVQMKDEEEGSACMIGVGDLPENKKRIHRCQFNGCRKVYTKSSHLKAHQRTHTGEKPYKCSWEGCEWRFARSDELTRHYRKHTGAKPFKCNHCDRCFSRSDHLALHMKRHI